In one Pogona vitticeps strain Pit_001003342236 chromosome 14, PviZW2.1, whole genome shotgun sequence genomic region, the following are encoded:
- the CABP1 gene encoding calcium-binding protein 1 isoform X2: protein MSEEGPSAGGEFPGPLMVLAQNCAVMHNLLGPACIFLRKGFAENRQPDRELRPEEIEELREAFKEFDKDRDGYINCRDLGNCMRTMGYMPTEMELIELSQQINMNLGGHVDFDDFVELMGPKLLAETADMIGVKELRDAFREFDTNGDGEISTNELREAMKKLLGQQVGHRDIEDIIRDVDLNGDGRVDFEEFVRMMSR, encoded by the exons ATGAGTGAGGAAGGGCCGTCCGCCGGCGGCGAGTTCCCTGGTCCCCTCATGGTGCTGGCCCAGAACTGCGCGGTGATGCACAACCTGCTGGGGCCGGCTTGTATCTTCCTCCGGAAGGGCTTCGCGGAAAACAGGCAGCCA GACAGGGAGCTGCGTCCAGAAGAAATAGAAG AACTGAGAGAAGCCTTCAAGGAGTTTGACAAGGACCGCGATGGGTACATCAACTGCCGAGATCTGGGCAACTGTATGCGGACCATGGGTTATATGCCAACTGAAATGGAGCTGATTGAGCTGTCCCAGCAAATCAACATGAACT TGGGCGGCCATGTGGATTTTGACGACTTCGTAGAACTGATGGGACCCAAACTTCTGGCAGAGACGGCCGACATGATTGGGGTCAAAGAGCTACGAGATGCTTTCAGGGAG TTTGACACCAACGGTGACGGGGAGATCAGCACCAACGAACTGCGGGAAGCCATGAAGAAGCTCCTTGGACAACAAGTGGGCCACCGGGACATCGAGGACATAATACGCGACGTAGACCTGAACGGAGATGGGCGGGTGGACTTTGAAG agtTTGTCAGGATGATGTCCCGCTGA
- the CABP1 gene encoding calcium-binding protein 1 isoform X1 has translation MGNCVKSPLRNLSKKIRHDEKACYKAVQMSEEGPSAGGEFPGPLMVLAQNCAVMHNLLGPACIFLRKGFAENRQPDRELRPEEIEELREAFKEFDKDRDGYINCRDLGNCMRTMGYMPTEMELIELSQQINMNLGGHVDFDDFVELMGPKLLAETADMIGVKELRDAFREFDTNGDGEISTNELREAMKKLLGQQVGHRDIEDIIRDVDLNGDGRVDFEEFVRMMSR, from the exons ATGGGCAACTGTGTGAAGTCTCCCTTGAGGAACCTCTCGAAAAAG ATCCGCCATGACGAGAAAGCGTGCTATAAGGCTGTCCAGATGAGTGAGGAAGGGCCGTCCGCCGGCGGCGAGTTCCCTGGTCCCCTCATGGTGCTGGCCCAGAACTGCGCGGTGATGCACAACCTGCTGGGGCCGGCTTGTATCTTCCTCCGGAAGGGCTTCGCGGAAAACAGGCAGCCA GACAGGGAGCTGCGTCCAGAAGAAATAGAAG AACTGAGAGAAGCCTTCAAGGAGTTTGACAAGGACCGCGATGGGTACATCAACTGCCGAGATCTGGGCAACTGTATGCGGACCATGGGTTATATGCCAACTGAAATGGAGCTGATTGAGCTGTCCCAGCAAATCAACATGAACT TGGGCGGCCATGTGGATTTTGACGACTTCGTAGAACTGATGGGACCCAAACTTCTGGCAGAGACGGCCGACATGATTGGGGTCAAAGAGCTACGAGATGCTTTCAGGGAG TTTGACACCAACGGTGACGGGGAGATCAGCACCAACGAACTGCGGGAAGCCATGAAGAAGCTCCTTGGACAACAAGTGGGCCACCGGGACATCGAGGACATAATACGCGACGTAGACCTGAACGGAGATGGGCGGGTGGACTTTGAAG agtTTGTCAGGATGATGTCCCGCTGA